A stretch of the Mus pahari unplaced genomic scaffold, PAHARI_EIJ_v1.1 scaffold_12106_1, whole genome shotgun sequence genome encodes the following:
- the LOC110315422 gene encoding olfactory receptor 50-like: MSRDNESTVSEFILLGLPIQAEDQGLYSALFLAMYLTTILGNLLITLLIRLDSHLHTPMYFFLSHLAFTDISFSSVSSPKMVMNMLTHSQSISYGGCVSQVYFFSLFAVLESFLLTSMAYDRYVAICHPLHYSQIMSENLCVLLVVVSWALSSANALVHTLLFARLSHFRNHTIPHYFCDLSTLLKLSSSDTTTNELVILVLGNVVISLPFICILVSYGHIGVTILKTPSIKGICKALSTCGSHLCVVTLYYGAIIGLYFVPSSNNTNDKDAIVAMMYTVVIPMLNPFIYSLRNRDMKGALRNILIRRVCSQ, from the coding sequence ATGAGCAGAGATAATGAGAGCACTGTGTCTGAATTCATCCTCCTGGGGCTCCCTATTCAGGCAGAAGACCAAGGCCTGTACTCTGCCCTGTTCCTGGCCATGTACTTGACAACTATCCTGGGAAACCTGCTCATCACACTGCTCATCAGGCTGGACTCtcacctccacacccccatgtacttttttctcaGTCACTTGGCATTCACAGACATCTCTTTCTCATCAGTTTCATCTCCAAAAATGGTCATGAATATGCTGACACACAGTCAGTCCATATCATATGGTGGGTGTGTTTCCCAGGtatatttcttttcactttttgcTGTTCTTGAGAGTTTTCTTCTGACATCAATGGCCTATGACAGGTATGTGGCCATTTGCCACCCTTTGCACTATTCACAAATTATGAGTGAGAACCTGTGTGTTCTTCTAGTAGTAGTATCCTGGGCCTTATCTTCTGCCAATGCCCTTGTTCACACCCTTCTCTTCGCTCGCCTATCTCACTTTAGAAACCATACCATCCCCCATTACTTCTGTGATCTGTCTACCTTACTGAAGCTGTCGAGCTCAGACACCACCACCAATGAGCTTGTCATCCTTGTGCTAGGTAACGTGGTCATTAGCTTGCCATTCATATGCATTCTGGTCTCTTATGGCCACATCGGAGTCACCATTCTGAAAACTCCCTCAATCAAGGGAATTTGCAAAGCCTTGTCCACATGTGGCTCTCACCTCTGTGTGGTTACCTTGTACTATGGAGCCATCATTGGACTATATTTTGTCCCGTCATCTAATAACACTAATGACAAGGATGCCATTGTGGCTATGATGTACACTGTGGTCATACCCATGCTGAATCCCTTTATTTATAGTCTGAGGAATCGGGATATGAAAGGAGCACTGAGAAATATCCTCATCAGGAGAGTTTGTTCACAGTGA